In a genomic window of Pseudorasbora parva isolate DD20220531a chromosome 24, ASM2467924v1, whole genome shotgun sequence:
- the atp6v1ab gene encoding V-type proton ATPase catalytic subunit A, with protein MDFSKLPKIQDEEQEGQFGYVHGVSGPVVTATCMAGAAMYELVRVGHCELVGEIIRLEGDMATIQVYEETSGVSVGDPVLRTGKPLSVELGPGIMGSIFDGIQRPLKDINDLTQSIYIPRGVNIGALNRDLKWEFTPSKSLRVGSHITGGDIYGMVYENSLIKHKIMLPPRSRGTVSYVAPPGNYDVSDVVLELEFEGVKEKFTMVQVWPVRQVRPVTEKLPANHPLLTGQRVLDALFPCVQGGTTAIPGAFGCGKTVISQSLSKYSNSDVIIYVGCGERGNEMSEVLRDFPELTMEVDGKVESIMKRTGLVANTSNMPVAAREASIYTGITLSEYFRDMGYNVSMMADSTSRWAEALREISGRLAEMPADSGYPAYLGARLASFYERAGRVKCLGNPEREGSVSIVGAVSPPGGDFSDPVTSATLGIVQVFWGLDKKLAQRKHFPSVNWLISYSKYTRALDEYYDKHFPEFVPLRTKAKEILQEEEDLAEIVQLVGKASLAETDKITLEVAKLIKDDFLQQNGYTPYDRFCPFYKTVGILSNMIAFYDMARHAVETTAQSDNKITWSMIREHMGEILYRISAMKFKDPVKEGEEKIKADYAQLHEDMQNSFRTLEE; from the exons ATGGATTTTTCCAAGCTGCCTAAGATCCAAGATGAGGAGCAGGAGGGACAATTTGGATATGTGCATGGTGTATCTGGTCCTG TGGTGACGGCCACCTGTATGGCAGGAGCTGCCATGTACGAGCTGGTGCGAGTGGGTCACTGTGAGCTTGTGGGAGAGATCATCAGGCTGGAGGGTGACATGGCCACCATTCAGGTCTATGAGGAGACAT ctggtgtgtccGTTGGTGACCCTGTCCTACGCACAGGGAAACCTCTTTCTGTGGAGCTAGGACCAGGAATCATGGGTTCAATCTTTGATGGTATTCAGCGTCCCCTCAAAGACATCAATGACCTCACTCAAAGTATCTACATTCCCAGAGGAGTCAACATTGGTGCACTTAACCGTGATCTGAAATGGGAGTTCACTCCATCCAAGAGCTTGCGT GTTGGCAGTCACATCACAGGAGGTGATATCTATGGTATGGTGTATGAAAACTCTCtcattaaacacaaaataatgttACCGCCAAGAAGCAGAGGAACTGTCTCGTACGTGGCTCCACCTGGAAACTATGATGTCTCG GATGTCGTGCTGGAGTTGGAGTTTGAAGGGGTGAAAGAGAAGTTCACCATGGTGCAGGTGTGGCCCGTGCGTCAGGTCAGGCCTGTCACTGAGAAGCTGCCTGCAAATCACCCGTTGCTGACTGGTCAGCGAGTACTGGACGCCCTATTTCC GTGTGTGCAGGGAGGAACCACAGCCATCCCTGGTGCTTTTGGTTGTGGTAAAACTGTGATCTCTCAGTCCCTGTCTAAGTACTccaacagtgatgtcatcatctACGTGGGCTGTGGAGAGCGTGGTAATGAAATGTCTGAAGTACTTCGAGATTTTCCTGAG CTGACCATGGAGGTGGATGGTAAGGtggagagcatcatgaagagaACAGGCTTGGTTGCCAACACATCCAACATGCCCGTTGCTGCCAGAGAAGCTTCTATTTACACAG GAATCACGCTGTCTGAGTATTTCAGAGACATGGGCTACAATGTAAGCATGATGGCGGACTCCACGTCTCGATGGGCAGAGGCCCTGAGGGAGATCTCTGGTCGTCTGGCTGAGATGCCTGCTG ATAGCGGTTATCCTGCATATCTCGGAGCACGTCTGGCCTCGTTTTATGAGCGTGCCGGCCGAGTTAAATGTCTTGGTAACCCAGAGAGAGAGGGCAGTGTGAGCATTGTGGGAGC TGTGTCTCCCCCTGGTGGAGATTTCTCAGATCCTGTGACTTCTGCTACGCTTGGTATTGTACAA GTGTTTTGGGGTCTGGATAAAAAGCTGGCTCAAAGAAAGCACTTCCCCTCGGTGAACTGGCTCATTAGTTACAGTAAGTACACAAGGGCTCTGGATGAGTACTACGACAAGCACTTCCCTGAATTTGTGCCACTACGTACCAAAGCCAAAGAGATCCTGCAGGAAGAGGAGGACTTGGCTGAGATTGTGCAGCTTGTGGGAAAG GCATCATTGGCTGAAACAGATAAAATCACACTGGAAGTTGCCAAATTGATCAAGGATGATTTCCTGCAGCAAAATGGATACACACCTTATGACAG gTTCTGTCCGTTCTACAAGACAGTAGGTATCTTGTCCAACATGATTGCATTCTATGATATGGCACGTCATGCTGTAGAGACCACTGCACAGAGCGACAATAAGATCACCTGGTCCATGATCCGGGAGCACATGGGAGAAATTCTCTACAGGATCAGTGCCATGAAATTTAAG